Genomic DNA from Tindallia magadiensis:
GAACACAGCACCACTTAATGCATGTTCACTTAAATGCACGGTTTGCTCAGTTGAATTTTAGTTGGAAAATGCGACATCTTTCTTGACAATTACCGACAGTAGTAATCAGGTGTTTCATTCTAAGTTTATTAATCAATATGTAGTGCCCTTGCACTGCAACCAGTTTACCCTACAACATTCTTTAACTTACTCTTCTAAAATATCAAACGTCTTAATACACTTCCTTTTTATATTATAAATTTTCTTTCAAATCCATGCTCAACCTTATCATATCTATACACTGTATTCCATTCTCATAAATTGGCTCGTCATAATGTTTTATAAAAAAATCTCTATCAATTCCTGTAATCCTAAAACCAACCTTTTGATATAGTGCCAATTGAAATATGCTTGAATTTGCAGTCCCAATTTCCAGCACTTTTGCACCATCCATTGATGCCCTGCTAATAGCATCTTTCAGCAACAGTTTTCCTAGCC
This window encodes:
- a CDS encoding GNAT family N-acetyltransferase; amino-acid sequence: MSDISFNIVIEETSNMNDSIYDLLLLADPSQKIVDEYIVRGKVFVANYCGNVVGEYVLINTRPETVEVINIAIKEEYQRKGLGKLLLKDAISRASMDGAKVLEIGTANSSIFQLALYQKVGFRITGIDRDFFIKHYDEPIYENGIQCIDMIRLSMDLKENL